The DNA window GAACAGCGCTTCCTTGTACGCGAAGAACTCGCCAGCCGGATCGTCGTCGGATTTGGTCTCGTCTTGTACCGCGCGGGCGGCGTTGGCCATCGGCACGGCCTCGTCCTCGACGGGAATCGGGAAATCGGCGTGCTGGTAGGTAATCTCGTCCGGCTCGATCAGTTCTTCTTCGATGGAGGGAAACACGCCCGACTGAAAGTTGTGACAGGCCGGGCACGTAAAGTCGGCGTACACTTCGACGGTGACGTCGCCGTTGCCGAGTGCCGGCGCCGAAAGCTGACGTTCGGGGTCGACGCCGTCGATATCAGTCGTCTGGGAGCTACAACCAGCGAGCCCGATGGCCAGCGTGGTTCCGGCGGCCGTCCCGAGAAACGTTCGACGATTCATTTGACTACCGCTAGGGGTGGACTTCTGTTAGGAATATCGGTCTGCGTCGGGTCGCCGGTCAGATAACGAGCGCGTCGACGAGGACGGCCACGAGCACGGCACCGAGGAAGGCGTTCGAGGCGTGGAACGAACGGAACGCGGCGGCTTCCGTCTGCTCGAAGTGGAGCCGGATGGCCGCCCAGAGGAAGATGCCGCCGAAGATGGCGACCGTCGCGGCGTAGATGACGCCGAGGTCGGTGATCCACGCGAGCGCGATCGTGCTGACGAGCGTCGCACCGATGTAGTAGACGATGTGCTTTCGGGTCTCGGTCTCGCCGCGGACGACGGGCATCATCGGGAACCCGCCGCGAGCGTAGTCGTCCTTGTACGCCAACGCGAGGTTGTAGAAGTGAGCAGGCGTCCAGAGGAAGATCACGCCGGCGAGGGCGAGCGCCGGCCAGCCGATCTCGTTGGTCACCGCCGCCCAGCCGATGAGCGCCGGCAGCGCACCCGCAGCCCCGCCGATGACCGTGTTCTGGACGGTGTTTGGCTTGAGTACGAGCGTGTAGACGACGCTGTAGAAGATAATCGCGGCGAGGCCGAGTGCGGCCGCGAGCGGGTTGATCGTCAGGAAGACGCCGAGCGAGGCGGCTGTCAGGAGTAAGCCGAAGGCCATCGCGTTTCGGACGGGGATCAGTTCGGTCGCCAGCGGTCGGTCGGCCGTCCGGGACATCCGCTGGTCGACGTCGCGCTCGAGGACGTGGTTGAACGTGCCACTCGCACCGATCGCGAGGACGCCGCCGCCGAGCGTCGCAACGATGAGCGAAATGGTCAGATTCGGTCCAGCAGCCAGTGCCATTCCGGCCGCGGCGACGAGACAGAGCAGCCACATCAACCGTGGCTTCATCATTTTGAAGTACGCGAAAGCGGTGAGCCGAGCGCGAGCGAGGCGTCCGTCGGGAAGCGGGCGAACGTCGGGTGCGGACGCCTCGCCCGAGGCGACGGCTTGTTCGAGTGGCTCGGGTGTCTCGATCGTATCGTCTGCTTCGCCCGTTGCGAGCTCGAGGTCCCAGGCGAGCGCGAGGACGATTGCGGTAAAGATCACGAGACCGAGCGTGAGGTGTAGTCCGGGGACGATCGCTGCGGGGCCGACCGTCGCCGTGAGCGCGCCGACGCCCACTTGCACGATGTAGAGGGCCGCGGCGACGACGAGGATCCAGCGGACGCGCCTCGAGACGTCGCCGAAGACGGCGGCGACGGCCGTCGCGGCGACGAGTGCGCCGACGACGACGGCGGCGAGTCGGTGGCCCCACGCGATGGCGAGTTCCGTCTGATTCAGCGGATCCGCGGGTGCGTGACAGGTCGGCCAGGTCGAACACGCCGACGCGGCGTTCGTCAGTGAGGTCGTCGCGCCGATGATCAACAGGAGGTAGACACCGAGCGCCGTTGCTGCGAGTAGTGCAGAAAACCGTTGTCGTGTGTCGATCGGACGGGGAAACGACGAAGATTCAGTTGCCACGGCTATCCTTGTCTTGTAACTTCGACTCTGCATATTTATGAGTCCCGTTTTATCCCCATTTAGCGGGAATGACGGGTGACACAACGACATGGGTGCGCGAACGCCCGTGGCGAACGCTCACATTCCCATATCGTCGCCGGCTTCGGGAATCGGAAGGTCGTGTGGTGAGACGCCGAGCAGTTCCCCGACGTGATCAAGTGCCATGTCGAACCCGTAGTAGCGCTCGAGTTCGTCGCCGTCGGCCGTCGGCCGAACCTTCAACATGGCGTAGCCCTCGACGTTTTGGGCGATCGCCGCGCTCGCTCCGGTTGGGGTGGTCTCGGGGTCGTCGGTGTTAACCGCGCGAAACTCGAGGATACGTTCCGTCTCCGTTTCGTCGTAGGTCGCTTCGATACCGTTTGCAGTAGCCGTCCGATCGTCGGTCATACTCGACACTCGCGGATCGACCACCGGGAAGGTATCGGTTTCCGCGAGCGCTGGGCGTACACGGCGAGGAACCGATACAGATTTTTTCGTCTGTTGAGAGGATGCGTTCGTGAGCCGAGGGGACCCCTCCACGTTCGAAGCAGTTGCGACGTTCCACAAGTCGCGGGCACTCGCGATACAGTGGGTCGTCGTCGCCGTCGTCGGCTTCTTCGCGTTCGCCTACGGGTTCGCTCATGTTCGGGCAACGATTCGAGGAGCGACGCTCGAGCCGATCGTTTTTCACGCGTTCACGCCACCGGATGCGCTCGTCTGGGCCGCCATCACTCTCGGGCTGGTTGCCCTCGTCGTCGTTCCCCACGAGTTACTTCACGGCGTGTTTATGGCTCGCTACGGCACATCGCCGTCCTACGGCGTCGGCGTCTCTCACTTCGTACTCCCCTACGCCTACGCCGGGACGGTCGGCGAGAGTTTTACGCGAAACCAGTTGCTCGTCGTCCTTCTCGCCCCGTTCGTCGGGATTACGGCGATTGGATTAGTGGTGATGCTCGTCTCCCCCTCGCCGCTCCTGATCGTGCCCCTAGCCGCGAACGCCGCCGGCTCGATCGGCGACCTCTGGATGGCCGGCGTGCTCCTTCAGTACCCATCTTCCGTCCGAGTCGCCCCGCCGCCCAACGATGCGCAGGGATTTGGCATCTACGCCTCGAGCGACGACGGTGACGTTCGTCGCCGGTCTCGACATCGATTCGCCGTGCGAGCCGTCACTGGTGCAATCGGTACGCTCGTCGTGGTGTCGACAACGCTCGTCGGGACGGTATTTCTCTCGCTCTCCGTCGGAACTGGAACCGTCGTAATCGGCGAGACGGGCAGTCGCTGGCTCCTCTTCCGACACGAGTTCGATCCCGAATCGGGGACGGTCCTCCTCGAGATCGGTGCCACGGTGATGGTGGCCCTCGCGAGTGTTGGCGGCCTCCTCTGGGCGACCCTCGTCGAGAGCGTGCTCGCACTTCGAGCGGTCCCGAGTTGACAGTCGCTCTCGGAAGAACCGAAACGTTCGTGCGCTCGAGGGCCAGAGAAGTGGCTATGAGCAAGTGGCTCCGGAGCGGTCGCAGACGCGACATCTGTGTCCTCCTCGCCGGCGCTTCGGACGGCGAACTGCGCGGCCAGCAGTTGAAATCACGCCTCGAGTCTCACTACGACGACCACCTCGAGCCGAAGTCGTTCTACGGGTCCCTGTCGGCGCTCGTGGACGCCGGATTCGTCGAAGAGCGAACCGAGGGGATTCACGACGTGTACGCGCTCACCGACGGTGGGGACAAACGACTCCGCGAGCACGCCGAGTGGATTCAGACGTGTCTCGAGAACGGAGGAGAGAACTCCTGAGAGTCGAGGTAACTGTCAGAATTAGCAATCGTCTCGAGGGAGCTATCCCGCTCGAGCCCGTATTCGCGACTGAGTGGCGATGACCGATTCCCAACTCGATCCGGATTCGGCGTTCGACGAGCCGACGGTCGAGCGCAAGTGGTTCTGGTTCGGCGTCGTTATCGGCGTCGCTCACCTGGGATTCCTCGCGCTCATTCTCGTCTTGGTGCAGATCGACCTACTGCTCGCGCTGGTCGTCGCGGTGGCGCTGAGCGTGCTCAGCGGGATCGGAATTACGGTGTTTGCCCTGTGGTGGCGCGAGTGACCGTCGAAACGTGAGTCGAGATAGCGGGGTTCAGGCGTCCTCGAGCAACTGATCGCCGATGGTGTTCCGGAGCACCTCGCTGGTGCCCTCGTAGATTTCGTTGAGTTTGGCGTCTCGGTAGAATCGCTGGGCGGCGAAGTCCTTCGTGTAGCCGTAGCCGCCGTGGATCTGGATGCCCTCGTTCGCGACCTCGCGGCTCACCTCGGAGGCGTAGAGTTTGGCCTGCGAGGCGTCTTTGATGTAGTTCTCGCCCCGAATCTTCTTGTCTGCGGCCTTGTGCATGAGCATTTTAGCGGCCTGAATCTTCGTGTCCATGTCCGCTAGCTTGTGTTTGATCGACTGGAACTCGCCGATCGGTTGGCCGAACTGTTCGCGTTCTCCCGCGTAGTCTCGAGCCTCCTCGAAGGCGGCGCGAGCGATACCGACCCCGCGGGCTGCGATGGTGATTCGCCCGCCGTTGAGTGTCTTGAGCGCGTGGACGAAGCCGTCGCCTTCCTCACCGAGCAGGCGCGATTCCGGAATTCGGAGGTCGTCGAAGCGAAGTTCGGCTGTTGGGCAGCCCTTATCGCCGAGTTTGTCCTCCGTCCCTTCGACGATGAAGCCGTCGTCCTCCTCGGGCCGAACGACGAACGACGAGATTCCTTTGTTGCCCGCGTCCGGATCGGTCTTCGCGAACAGTGTGACGGTGTCGGCGACCGAGCCGTTGGAAATCCAGAGCTTGCCGCCGTTGATCACGTATTCGTCTCCGTCTTTCTCGGCGGTGGTCTCCATCGCCGGCACGTCGCTGCCCGCACCGGCTTCCGAGAGCGCGAACGCGCCGACGTCCTCGCCCGCTGCGACGGGCGTCAGGAACTCTTCCTTCTGGGATTCGTCGCCGAACTCGTAGAGCATGTTGCCCGCAAGCGAGGTGTGGGCTGCGACGACCGTCCCGAGTCCGCCCGACCCTCGAGCGATCTCCTCGAGTCCGATCGCGTAGGAGTGATAGTCTAACCCAGCGCCGCCGTACTCCTCGGGGAAGGGCATCCCCATCAGTCCGAGCTCGGCCATCTCGCCGACGAGGTCGGCCGGGAACTCGTCCTCGTGATCGATCTCGTCCGCGACGGGAACGACCTCTTCGTCCACGAACTCGGAGACCATCTCCCGAATCTGGCGTTGCTCGGCCGAGAGTGCGAAGTCCATGCTCGAGCAATCGCGGCGTCCATTGTTAGTAGTATCGCTGTCGGTCGGTTTGATATCGCTGCTTCTCGACGGTTTTGAGATCGCCGTCGTCGTTGATTTCGTCTCGGCTTCCTCACCGACTCCAGGACTCGAGGGCCTCGTCGATCGAGTGCTCGCCGCCCAACAGTTCGAACGTCTCGCCGACGAATCCGTCTCGCTCGAGGCACGCGATCAGCGTCTGGGCGACGTCTTCGCGCGGGATATCGCCGTCCCCGAGGTCGAAGTTGCCGACGCGAATCCGTCCGTCTCCGTCCTCGTTCGTCAACTCGCCGGGTCGAACGATCGTCCACTCGAGGTCGCTCTCGCGAAGGTACTCGTCGGCTTCCGCTTTGGCGATC is part of the Natronorubrum sediminis genome and encodes:
- a CDS encoding DUF7111 family protein, yielding MTDDRTATANGIEATYDETETERILEFRAVNTDDPETTPTGASAAIAQNVEGYAMLKVRPTADGDELERYYGFDMALDHVGELLGVSPHDLPIPEAGDDMGM
- a CDS encoding thioredoxin domain-containing protein, which produces MNRRTFLGTAAGTTLAIGLAGCSSQTTDIDGVDPERQLSAPALGNGDVTVEVYADFTCPACHNFQSGVFPSIEEELIEPDEITYQHADFPIPVEDEAVPMANAARAVQDETKSDDDPAGEFFAYKEALFATDDWSNDNLESTAEDVGVDPDVVADALEDETYLPTLAADKERGEDAGVEGTPAVIVDGQLLDGPDADTIFAAVEDAS
- a CDS encoding PadR family transcriptional regulator, producing the protein MSKWLRSGRRRDICVLLAGASDGELRGQQLKSRLESHYDDHLEPKSFYGSLSALVDAGFVEERTEGIHDVYALTDGGDKRLREHAEWIQTCLENGGENS
- a CDS encoding DUF3267 domain-containing protein, which codes for MSRGDPSTFEAVATFHKSRALAIQWVVVAVVGFFAFAYGFAHVRATIRGATLEPIVFHAFTPPDALVWAAITLGLVALVVVPHELLHGVFMARYGTSPSYGVGVSHFVLPYAYAGTVGESFTRNQLLVVLLAPFVGITAIGLVVMLVSPSPLLIVPLAANAAGSIGDLWMAGVLLQYPSSVRVAPPPNDAQGFGIYASSDDGDVRRRSRHRFAVRAVTGAIGTLVVVSTTLVGTVFLSLSVGTGTVVIGETGSRWLLFRHEFDPESGTVLLEIGATVMVALASVGGLLWATLVESVLALRAVPS
- a CDS encoding acyl-CoA dehydrogenase, encoding MDFALSAEQRQIREMVSEFVDEEVVPVADEIDHEDEFPADLVGEMAELGLMGMPFPEEYGGAGLDYHSYAIGLEEIARGSGGLGTVVAAHTSLAGNMLYEFGDESQKEEFLTPVAAGEDVGAFALSEAGAGSDVPAMETTAEKDGDEYVINGGKLWISNGSVADTVTLFAKTDPDAGNKGISSFVVRPEEDDGFIVEGTEDKLGDKGCPTAELRFDDLRIPESRLLGEEGDGFVHALKTLNGGRITIAARGVGIARAAFEEARDYAGEREQFGQPIGEFQSIKHKLADMDTKIQAAKMLMHKAADKKIRGENYIKDASQAKLYASEVSREVANEGIQIHGGYGYTKDFAAQRFYRDAKLNEIYEGTSEVLRNTIGDQLLEDA
- a CDS encoding heme o synthase → MATESSSFPRPIDTRQRFSALLAATALGVYLLLIIGATTSLTNAASACSTWPTCHAPADPLNQTELAIAWGHRLAAVVVGALVAATAVAAVFGDVSRRVRWILVVAAALYIVQVGVGALTATVGPAAIVPGLHLTLGLVIFTAIVLALAWDLELATGEADDTIETPEPLEQAVASGEASAPDVRPLPDGRLARARLTAFAYFKMMKPRLMWLLCLVAAAGMALAAGPNLTISLIVATLGGGVLAIGASGTFNHVLERDVDQRMSRTADRPLATELIPVRNAMAFGLLLTAASLGVFLTINPLAAALGLAAIIFYSVVYTLVLKPNTVQNTVIGGAAGALPALIGWAAVTNEIGWPALALAGVIFLWTPAHFYNLALAYKDDYARGGFPMMPVVRGETETRKHIVYYIGATLVSTIALAWITDLGVIYAATVAIFGGIFLWAAIRLHFEQTEAAAFRSFHASNAFLGAVLVAVLVDALVI